From the Tigriopus californicus strain San Diego chromosome 4, Tcal_SD_v2.1, whole genome shotgun sequence genome, the window TCATATTGATCCAGGTACACTCGGTTTGATCCAGTTTTCCGATAGGCTCCAAGTAAACTACCACCGCCGTGTTTTCCTCGAATGCTCTAATAGTGTGTCCCTCTTAGACTCTTAGCTGCTTGTGGCAGATATAATCAATCAGCATGAAGGGCACCGTTGTAAGgatttcatttatatttcatCAGTCCCCCTTTTGCATGGTTCAGTTTACCTTCACACCTCCAGTACAAACAGACAACGAGTGAGGGGAATTTTTCGAGCCGAAAGGCTTATCTCATTTGGCATGTGACCTCAATTCCACGGAGCTGGCTCACGTCAAGTGGGTAGGTAATGTTCAAATGTGAATGATTTTTTCAGGCAATCTTGGCGGAGGCTGAGGACTCGTTCCTCGCTGGCGATCCCACAcccgaaaccaaaatgatcccTCGGCCGAGTAGTGTTCATGTGGAGAATGATCCTTCGGTCTATTCTCAACCAGTGTACCATAAACAGTCATCCAACGCTTGTGGACAGTGCATTGACAAGTTCAAGAATGGCATTATTGGGGGCATGGAAAGATTCTTCTTCCAGTATGGCAAGGCGGTGGCCAATCGACCGAGTTGTTTCATCATTCTGTGCATCGTCATTGCGGCTGCCAGTGGGAGTGGTCTTATGAAGTTCAGGCAGGAAAATGTGGGACACAAGCTCTGGATCTCGGATGAGTCAAATTCTAGGAAAGATACAGACTGGTTGTGGGATAATTATCCCCCATCAGTGCGAATGGCCTCCATGATTTTTGAGGCCGATGATATTCTAGTCCCCGAGGTTTTTCAAACCATGTATCGAATACATAAGGAAATCGAGGCTATTGAGACCAAACTAGGAGAGAGTTGGAAAGATCATTGTCAGTTGTTGCCCGTGTTTAAGGCACCAGATCTAAGTCAGATTTTGTCGTTCGGAAAACGAAGGAGAAAACGCCAAGCTGCCAATGAAACTCAAGACGATGAGGACttcagttttgattttgactttgaagatAACGATTTCTTCGCTGAAGACGATGGCTTTGGGGAAGAAAGCTTGGACGACATTGGCGATACTCCTCCAAACAATGATGATATGCTGAGCATTGCCGAGGCGTTTAGTGCCAGTTCATATCCAAAACCTTATTGTGATATCGTGGCTGGTATGGAGACggcttgttttgaaatgagcttACTCGAGTTGTGGGCTAAAGACGGAGTCTATTCTTCTGAAACCGATGATGCTATCGCAAATCTCACCAAAGAAAAGATTATTGAAAAGATCAATTCTGTGAACACGAGTGGAGTCTTCCTGAACAAGAGGAACTTCACCACATTGCTCTCGGGAGTTGAATATGAAGAAAATTCCCAAAACATTGTTCGAGCCAAAGCCACGGTGATCTGGTGGTTCGGTCGGATGAATGGTACTGAAGCTCTCCTATTGCCAGTCAAGGAGCGACAAGAGCCCATTACTTTAGGCACTCTGGAGTTTGAGGGTCAAATGCTTGACGTGATGCTCAATCAGAGTGGATATCCGGATGGGCTGAAATCCTTTCCGAATACAAGAAGAAGCTTTGGTGATGTGGCGGGGAGCACAATTCTCGGCGATGTGGGCAAACTTGGCATTGGATACACGATTGTCTTCATTTTCGTTATGATAATGCTCGGACAATTCAACTGTGTGGAACAGAGGGCATTTCTCTCTTTGACAGGGATCTTGGGTGTAGCCATGGGGATCGTAACATCCTACGGTATCTGCTCAGCCATGGGCTTGTTCTTTGGGCCTATGCACGGGGTCTTGCCGTTCCTGTTATTGGGCATTGGCATCGATGACATGTTTGTGATCATGCAATGTTTTATCACACTTAGTGACGACGAAAAAAAGCTCCCGCTCACGGATCGGTTTGGTGCAGCAATGCAGCATGCTGGTGTGGCCATCACAATCACTTCGGTCACTGATGTGATCGCTTTTGGGATCGGAGGATCCACTGTCATCCCAGCCTTACAATCGTTCTGTCTCTATGCCTCCGTGGGTATTGTGGCCACCTACTTCTATCAATGCACCTTCTTCGTGGCTTGGATGTCCATCGATCAAAGACGGATCGAAGATAAACGTGATGGTTGCTTCCCTTGTTGGAAGCACTCGAATTGGACTCCCAATGCTTGGAGTCAGAAGAGCTGCTTGAGCTCTGCCTTCAAAGGTATTGGTCATTTGCTCACAAAATGGccc encodes:
- the LOC131879696 gene encoding patched domain-containing protein 3-like isoform X1, coding for MAILAEAEDSFLAGDPTPETKMIPRPSSVHVENDPSVYSQPVYHKQSSNACGQCIDKFKNGIIGGMERFFFQYGKAVANRPSCFIILCIVIAAASGSGLMKFRQENVGHKLWISDESNSRKDTDWLWDNYPPSVRMASMIFEADDILVPEVFQTMYRIHKEIEAIETKLGESWKDHCQLLPVFKAPDLSQILSFGKRRRKRQAANETQDDEDFSFDFDFEDNDFFAEDDGFGEESLDDIGDTPPNNDDMLSIAEAFSASSYPKPYCDIVAGMETACFEMSLLELWAKDGVYSSETDDAIANLTKEKIIEKINSVNTSGVFLNKRNFTTLLSGVEYEENSQNIVRAKATVIWWFGRMNGTEALLLPVKERQEPITLGTLEFEGQMLDVMLNQSGYPDGLKSFPNTRRSFGDVAGSTILGDVGKLGIGYTIVFIFVMIMLGQFNCVEQRAFLSLTGILGVAMGIVTSYGICSAMGLFFGPMHGVLPFLLLGIGIDDMFVIMQCFITLSDDEKKLPLTDRFGAAMQHAGVAITITSVTDVIAFGIGGSTVIPALQSFCLYASVGIVATYFYQCTFFVAWMSIDQRRIEDKRDGCFPCWKHSNWTPNAWSQKSCLSSAFKGIGHLLTKWPIKIFVIIFTLAIAGCGIWGNVLLEQKFDITWFLPPDTYIAQWFAKNKEYFPFGGDRVTIFCHDLDYQHDFESLAQLSNSIKNQTDIVDDVDSWTDHFTKYMNSHFLPMSQRPKLPVLRLNQSYFDDKLAQFFFSPRGGKYREQFEFAKPLQCGEPASKLVLSTITFTHKIFSGPEEHIPAMNRIKVLIANANISGRIFPLSQGYTLWETDEIIAVELYRNLALAVLCVFLTTLFLISNIVTSSLVLVCVILSLIDVGGFMHFWGLTIDTVSSNNLIIAIGLCVDYSAHIAHRFMVERGTRNERARKTLQNIGPAVLNGGFSTFLAFILLADSKSHVFSSFFKIFFLVVTFGLFHGLVFLPVILSIFGPGPNAIEIELHENELNVIENNERMIGTELRDTAVTVNGTENGSTLQNRSKTYEI
- the LOC131879696 gene encoding patched domain-containing protein 3-like isoform X2; the protein is MIPRPSSVHVENDPSVYSQPVYHKQSSNACGQCIDKFKNGIIGGMERFFFQYGKAVANRPSCFIILCIVIAAASGSGLMKFRQENVGHKLWISDESNSRKDTDWLWDNYPPSVRMASMIFEADDILVPEVFQTMYRIHKEIEAIETKLGESWKDHCQLLPVFKAPDLSQILSFGKRRRKRQAANETQDDEDFSFDFDFEDNDFFAEDDGFGEESLDDIGDTPPNNDDMLSIAEAFSASSYPKPYCDIVAGMETACFEMSLLELWAKDGVYSSETDDAIANLTKEKIIEKINSVNTSGVFLNKRNFTTLLSGVEYEENSQNIVRAKATVIWWFGRMNGTEALLLPVKERQEPITLGTLEFEGQMLDVMLNQSGYPDGLKSFPNTRRSFGDVAGSTILGDVGKLGIGYTIVFIFVMIMLGQFNCVEQRAFLSLTGILGVAMGIVTSYGICSAMGLFFGPMHGVLPFLLLGIGIDDMFVIMQCFITLSDDEKKLPLTDRFGAAMQHAGVAITITSVTDVIAFGIGGSTVIPALQSFCLYASVGIVATYFYQCTFFVAWMSIDQRRIEDKRDGCFPCWKHSNWTPNAWSQKSCLSSAFKGIGHLLTKWPIKIFVIIFTLAIAGCGIWGNVLLEQKFDITWFLPPDTYIAQWFAKNKEYFPFGGDRVTIFCHDLDYQHDFESLAQLSNSIKNQTDIVDDVDSWTDHFTKYMNSHFLPMSQRPKLPVLRLNQSYFDDKLAQFFFSPRGGKYREQFEFAKPLQCGEPASKLVLSTITFTHKIFSGPEEHIPAMNRIKVLIANANISGRIFPLSQGYTLWETDEIIAVELYRNLALAVLCVFLTTLFLISNIVTSSLVLVCVILSLIDVGGFMHFWGLTIDTVSSNNLIIAIGLCVDYSAHIAHRFMVERGTRNERARKTLQNIGPAVLNGGFSTFLAFILLADSKSHVFSSFFKIFFLVVTFGLFHGLVFLPVILSIFGPGPNAIEIELHENELNVIENNERMIGTELRDTAVTVNGTENGSTLQNRSKTYEI